A single Pseudovibrio sp. Tun.PSC04-5.I4 DNA region contains:
- a CDS encoding AAA family ATPase, with the protein MTISEISKQVAEDYNSLAATIEATSSIHFPPQAKKSLRLFSASEAANLVGVTTRYLAMTAEEINLELIRHGKANSRNYSLSQINQIRKHLAVKAGWETEKGFSYDPVRRENEGLAVVAAVNFKGGSAKSTTSAHFAQYAALKGYRVLMLDLDPQASASSIFGKVPEYLEEDESLYAALRYDNPLSLSEVAQKTYFENIDLVPSGRWVSDWEYDAPRVATEAKLIERQIAEELEQINIRLKSPNLNNDQFEKIQATQQELAKQLTASTVEKFYFMRLQMALTDVADDYDIVVCDTAPNLGYLSNAAIFAANHLLVTIHPHWLDCESMAQYLASFQQHQSDLENAVRRSLGAEYLTDKTLHYLVTRHDTTSAPEAQVVAMLRSQLSNVLTNVLVRSSAITEAGTYQQTVYEAERAKFNGKTYDRAAESLNAVNAEIEAIIQKGWGRS; encoded by the coding sequence ATGACAATTTCAGAAATCTCCAAGCAGGTTGCAGAAGATTATAACAGCTTAGCTGCTACCATTGAAGCGACTTCCAGTATCCACTTTCCTCCTCAAGCCAAGAAATCTCTTCGATTGTTTTCTGCAAGCGAAGCCGCGAATTTGGTAGGCGTTACAACTCGTTACCTTGCTATGACAGCCGAAGAGATCAATTTGGAACTCATTCGACATGGAAAAGCGAATTCACGAAATTATAGTCTTAGTCAGATCAATCAAATCAGAAAGCATCTTGCTGTAAAGGCCGGTTGGGAAACTGAAAAGGGCTTTTCCTACGATCCAGTTCGTCGGGAAAACGAAGGCTTAGCAGTAGTTGCTGCTGTGAACTTTAAAGGCGGATCTGCGAAATCTACGACTTCTGCGCATTTTGCTCAATATGCGGCTCTTAAAGGGTATCGAGTTCTGATGCTTGATCTCGATCCTCAGGCCTCAGCTTCGAGTATTTTTGGGAAGGTCCCTGAATATCTTGAGGAAGATGAAAGCCTCTATGCAGCCCTTCGTTATGACAATCCACTAAGTCTGTCTGAAGTCGCGCAAAAAACTTATTTTGAAAACATTGATCTGGTGCCTTCAGGTCGATGGGTTTCAGACTGGGAGTATGATGCTCCGCGCGTGGCAACTGAAGCTAAGCTTATAGAGAGACAAATAGCGGAAGAGCTTGAGCAAATAAATATTCGGCTTAAATCTCCAAATTTGAACAATGATCAGTTTGAGAAAATTCAGGCGACACAACAAGAGCTTGCTAAGCAATTGACAGCAAGTACCGTTGAAAAGTTTTATTTTATGCGGTTGCAGATGGCGCTCACTGATGTGGCAGATGACTATGATATTGTCGTCTGTGATACCGCGCCAAACCTCGGCTATCTCTCAAACGCTGCCATTTTCGCCGCAAACCATCTCTTGGTAACAATTCATCCGCATTGGCTTGATTGTGAGAGTATGGCTCAGTACTTGGCTTCATTTCAACAACACCAAAGCGACCTTGAAAATGCAGTGAGAAGATCTTTGGGTGCGGAGTACCTCACAGATAAGACCTTGCATTATTTGGTTACGCGCCATGACACAACAAGCGCTCCAGAAGCGCAAGTTGTTGCCATGCTACGTAGCCAGCTGTCGAACGTGCTCACCAATGTTCTGGTTCGCAGCTCTGCAATCACGGAAGCAGGGACTTATCAGCAGACAGTTTACGAGGCCGAGCGCGCTAAATTCAACGGAAAAACCTACGACCGCGCCGCTGAATCTCTTAATGCCGTTAATGCGGAGATAGAGGCAATTATTCAGAAGGGTTGGGGGAGATCATGA
- a CDS encoding acetolactate synthase large subunit codes for MVTPAESTMKATDLFVKALETEGVDHVFGVPGEENLDFVESLRTSSIKLILTRHEQGAAFMAATYGRLTGKAGVCLATLGPGATNFATPAAYAHLGGFPLIMITGQKPIKKSKQGQFQIIDIVKLFEPICKMSKQIVHGDTIPALVREAFRIAEEERPGAVLLELPEDIAEESCSSSVIEPHPRYYATADDHALSDAVGLIKNAKMPLVLIGAGANRKNVRSEISDFIHTTGIPFFDTQMGKGVVDERSDLFLGTAALSDNDYMHCAIDRSDLIINIGHDVVEKPPFFMEVGGKKVIHVNYKSAQVDQVYFPQVEVVGDLGNSVTHLKNKLGNDLKVDISYFRTIKREVEKHLAQGIDDPRYPITPQRFVADTRRVMGEKDIIALDNGIYKIWYARNYKAYQPNTVLLDNALATMGAGLPSAMMAAFLNPERRVMAICGDGGFMMNSQEMETAVRLKLNLVVTVLNDGSYGMIRWKQVAAGFQDWGLKFSNPDFVKYAECYGATGHRIGATDDLVPTFEAAFQAGGVHLIDLPVDYSENQKVLVDELKAKVCLL; via the coding sequence ATGGTTACCCCTGCAGAAAGTACAATGAAGGCCACGGATTTATTCGTCAAAGCACTGGAAACAGAGGGCGTAGACCATGTCTTTGGTGTTCCCGGTGAAGAAAATCTGGATTTTGTCGAATCCCTGAGAACCTCCAGCATCAAATTAATCCTCACCCGCCATGAACAAGGAGCTGCTTTCATGGCCGCCACGTATGGCAGGCTTACCGGAAAAGCTGGTGTCTGTCTGGCGACCTTGGGGCCCGGGGCAACCAACTTTGCAACACCGGCAGCTTATGCTCATCTGGGTGGATTTCCATTGATCATGATTACTGGTCAAAAGCCCATCAAGAAATCCAAACAAGGCCAATTCCAAATCATCGACATCGTCAAGTTGTTCGAGCCAATTTGTAAGATGTCTAAGCAGATTGTCCATGGAGATACAATTCCGGCTTTGGTGAGGGAAGCTTTCCGTATTGCAGAGGAAGAAAGGCCGGGCGCCGTACTGCTGGAGCTTCCTGAAGATATCGCGGAAGAGTCATGCAGCTCAAGTGTGATTGAGCCACACCCACGTTATTACGCAACTGCGGATGATCATGCTCTCTCTGATGCTGTCGGGCTCATCAAGAATGCCAAAATGCCGTTGGTTCTGATTGGAGCAGGGGCGAACAGAAAAAATGTCCGAAGCGAAATTTCAGATTTCATCCATACCACCGGAATTCCGTTTTTTGATACGCAAATGGGCAAAGGTGTTGTTGATGAACGTTCCGACCTGTTTCTTGGCACAGCTGCTCTTTCAGACAATGATTATATGCATTGCGCAATCGACAGATCAGATTTGATCATCAATATCGGCCATGATGTTGTTGAAAAACCTCCATTTTTCATGGAGGTGGGCGGCAAAAAAGTCATCCATGTCAACTATAAGTCCGCGCAGGTTGATCAGGTCTATTTTCCGCAGGTGGAAGTCGTCGGGGATCTGGGTAACTCGGTTACTCATCTGAAAAACAAGCTGGGCAATGACCTGAAGGTCGACATCAGCTACTTCCGAACAATTAAACGTGAAGTTGAAAAACATCTTGCGCAAGGAATTGATGATCCAAGATACCCCATAACCCCCCAAAGGTTCGTGGCTGATACAAGACGCGTTATGGGCGAGAAGGACATCATTGCCCTCGATAACGGGATCTATAAAATCTGGTATGCGCGAAACTATAAGGCATATCAGCCAAATACAGTTCTATTGGACAATGCCTTGGCCACTATGGGGGCTGGGCTGCCTTCTGCGATGATGGCCGCGTTTTTGAACCCTGAGCGCCGTGTCATGGCGATCTGTGGGGACGGCGGTTTCATGATGAACAGTCAAGAGATGGAGACTGCTGTCCGGTTGAAGCTCAATCTGGTTGTTACAGTACTGAACGACGGCTCATACGGTATGATCAGATGGAAGCAGGTCGCAGCAGGGTTCCAGGATTGGGGATTGAAGTTCTCCAACCCTGACTTTGTGAAATACGCCGAGTGCTATGGAGCGACGGGTCATCGTATAGGTGCAACGGATGATTTAGTGCCTACATTTGAAGCCGCTTTTCAGGCTGGCGGAGTACATCTGATTGATCTGCCTGTCGATTATTCTGAGAACCAAAAGGTTCTGGTAGATGAACTCAAAGCCAAGGTCTGCCTGTTATGA
- a CDS encoding transposase, producing the protein MPAALSLDLRERFARLIKGGISGREAARRLQISAATGSRWGREVRVCGSATIAPMGRPRGTGKLAPYVGFFKELVMQDPDITLFELRDALANAEGITVHHSAIAQLLKRLGFTHKKSRWLPASVSA; encoded by the coding sequence ATGCCAGCAGCACTTTCTCTAGACCTGCGAGAACGCTTTGCGCGTCTGATCAAGGGCGGTATATCGGGTCGGGAGGCCGCGCGACGTCTTCAGATATCTGCTGCAACAGGATCTCGTTGGGGGCGTGAGGTGCGCGTTTGTGGATCGGCTACCATAGCGCCAATGGGTCGACCTCGTGGAACTGGCAAGCTCGCCCCCTATGTCGGGTTCTTCAAAGAATTGGTGATGCAAGACCCGGACATCACATTGTTTGAACTGCGCGATGCGCTTGCCAATGCTGAGGGCATCACGGTACATCATTCAGCCATTGCACAGCTGCTGAAGCGCCTTGGCTTCACGCATAAAAAAAGTCGCTGGTTGCCAGCGAGCGTCAGCGCCTGA
- a CDS encoding IS110 family transposase, translated as MGEVHFIGIDLAKTVFHLHGAGRDGTVIFRKKLSRSRVLEFLSKWDKCTVAMEACATAHFWGREIAKLGHEVKLIPPVYVKPFVKRQKNDTNDAEAIAEAAVRPTMRFVAVKSADQQGLGTVFRSRDLLVRQRTQLMNSLRAHLAEFGIVSAKGTEAFKALIAAAHSAKTSLPDDVLEIMGLYVAGIAECTTKITVLEKKIKLRTRQDRLTKRLQTMPGVGPMTAAAIQAFAPSLDSFGSGRDFASWLGLVPKQHSTGGKARLGRISKMGQQDIRRLLINGAMSLINATLRPGKLRNKWLEALLDRKPRLVAAVAIANKMARALWAMIVKEQDYIEQPQRIAC; from the coding sequence ATGGGTGAGGTTCATTTTATCGGGATTGATCTGGCTAAAACAGTTTTTCATTTGCACGGTGCTGGGAGGGACGGAACCGTCATTTTCCGGAAAAAGCTTAGCCGCAGCAGAGTTCTCGAATTTCTTTCAAAATGGGATAAATGCACAGTGGCAATGGAAGCGTGCGCGACTGCTCACTTCTGGGGCCGGGAGATAGCCAAGCTCGGACATGAAGTGAAATTAATTCCACCTGTCTACGTTAAGCCATTTGTGAAACGGCAGAAGAACGATACCAATGATGCTGAAGCCATTGCCGAAGCGGCAGTACGTCCCACGATGCGGTTTGTCGCTGTGAAATCTGCAGACCAGCAGGGATTGGGAACGGTATTCAGGAGCCGTGATCTACTGGTTCGACAGCGCACTCAATTAATGAATTCCTTAAGGGCACATCTGGCTGAATTCGGTATTGTTTCAGCAAAAGGAACCGAGGCATTTAAAGCACTTATCGCAGCAGCCCATTCTGCAAAAACATCTTTACCCGATGATGTTTTGGAGATCATGGGTCTCTATGTTGCGGGCATAGCGGAGTGTACGACCAAAATCACAGTGCTTGAGAAGAAGATAAAACTCAGAACTCGACAGGACCGGTTGACGAAACGCTTACAAACGATGCCAGGTGTCGGTCCCATGACCGCTGCTGCCATTCAGGCATTTGCGCCGTCGTTGGACAGCTTTGGGTCCGGGCGTGATTTTGCGAGCTGGTTGGGCTTGGTTCCCAAACAACATTCAACCGGAGGCAAGGCGCGCTTAGGAAGAATTTCGAAGATGGGACAGCAAGATATCCGAAGGCTTCTGATCAATGGTGCCATGTCCCTGATCAACGCCACGCTTCGACCTGGAAAGCTTCGAAACAAGTGGCTTGAGGCTCTTTTGGATCGAAAACCCCGACTTGTGGCGGCTGTAGCCATCGCCAATAAAATGGCACGGGCCCTGTGGGCAATGATTGTGAAGGAACAGGATTACATAGAGCAACCGCAACGAATTGCCTGCTAG
- a CDS encoding aldehyde dehydrogenase family protein — MSNTNSLKTDRVIEVVNPFDQLVIGSVDRKSWDEVDACLSVAHQLHMHRKNWIPVYRRIEILKKTATIMQSRFEELAYQIANEGGKPLIDARVEVSRAIDGVELCASNIMSLAGREIPMDLTAAGAGRLAFTSREPIGVVVAVSAFNHPLNLIVHQVGPAVAAGCPVLVKPADDTPLSCQSFVNILYEAGLAEEWCCFAPCDTPTAEKLVTDPRVAFFSFIGSAKVGWMLRSKLAQGTRCALEHGGAAPVIIDENADIEEMIPKLVKGGYYHSGQVCVSVQRIYAPKKIAATIGPLLAEEVSKLVVGNAVYEETECGPLIRPREVDRVSDWVEEARQAGASVLAGGQKLGATTYAPTVLHRPPLDVSVSQKEIFGPVVCIYDYEAIEDAFTMANSLPFAFQASVFTSSLDTAMNAIRNLDATAVMVNDHTAFRVDWMPFAGRRQSGYGTGGIGYTMHDMTHDKMAIIKL, encoded by the coding sequence ATGAGTAATACAAATTCATTGAAGACTGATCGGGTCATAGAAGTCGTAAATCCTTTCGATCAGTTGGTTATTGGCAGTGTAGATCGAAAATCATGGGATGAAGTTGATGCATGTTTGTCGGTGGCGCATCAACTTCACATGCACCGGAAAAATTGGATACCTGTCTATCGGCGAATTGAAATATTGAAAAAAACCGCCACCATAATGCAATCGCGATTTGAAGAACTTGCGTATCAGATTGCAAATGAGGGAGGGAAACCCCTCATTGATGCACGTGTCGAGGTCTCACGGGCGATTGATGGTGTAGAGTTGTGTGCTAGCAATATTATGAGTCTGGCTGGCAGAGAGATCCCGATGGATCTCACCGCTGCAGGAGCTGGTAGACTGGCATTTACCAGCCGTGAGCCTATTGGAGTTGTGGTCGCCGTCTCGGCTTTCAACCACCCTCTCAATCTGATTGTACATCAGGTTGGCCCTGCTGTTGCTGCCGGATGCCCGGTATTAGTAAAACCGGCAGATGATACACCATTGTCCTGCCAATCATTCGTGAACATTCTTTATGAGGCGGGATTGGCCGAGGAATGGTGCTGCTTTGCACCTTGCGATACACCGACCGCCGAGAAGCTGGTGACTGATCCGCGGGTTGCGTTCTTTAGTTTTATCGGATCTGCCAAGGTCGGTTGGATGCTGCGCTCCAAGCTAGCGCAAGGAACCAGATGTGCTTTGGAGCATGGCGGGGCCGCACCTGTGATCATAGATGAAAATGCAGATATTGAGGAGATGATCCCAAAGCTTGTTAAGGGAGGATATTATCACTCCGGTCAGGTTTGTGTGTCCGTTCAAAGGATATATGCCCCAAAAAAAATTGCGGCAACTATCGGCCCGTTATTGGCTGAGGAAGTTTCCAAACTTGTAGTCGGGAACGCAGTTTATGAGGAAACCGAATGCGGTCCGCTCATAAGACCCCGGGAAGTCGACCGGGTATCAGATTGGGTTGAGGAAGCAAGACAAGCTGGTGCCAGCGTATTGGCTGGCGGGCAAAAACTAGGAGCAACAACATATGCGCCGACAGTGTTGCATCGTCCACCACTCGACGTAAGCGTGTCTCAAAAAGAAATTTTTGGCCCTGTCGTTTGCATCTATGATTACGAAGCGATCGAAGATGCATTTACAATGGCAAACAGCCTCCCATTTGCTTTCCAAGCCTCAGTTTTTACCAGTAGTCTTGATACCGCCATGAACGCAATAAGGAACCTGGATGCAACAGCTGTGATGGTCAATGATCACACCGCCTTCCGTGTCGATTGGATGCCTTTTGCAGGGCGCAGGCAATCGGGTTATGGAACAGGCGGCATCGGCTACACAATGCACGACATGACCCACGACAAAATGGCAATCATCAAACTCTGA
- a CDS encoding IS256 family transposase: MTDDSVIPLVQPGEFQDALTEVLRSGAQQLLRAAIESEVMSVLSLYSDLKLPDGRQRVVRHGHLPERQVQTGVGPVTVSKPRIRDRDENAEEKIHYHSNLLPNYLRRSTSLDELIPALYLRGVSTNNVQQALSALLGVDAPNLSPDVIRGLVKSWRSLWEEWKTRDLSARNYVYMWADGIYLKARGERESRCILVLIGATPEGKKELIGFDDGYREDTQSWRELLLALKARGLQIEPKLAVGDGALGFWAALREVFSTTKAQRCWVHKTMNVLSKMPKSLQAKAKKDLQDIWMAENRVDAETAFDLFIEKFEAKYPKATQCLAKDRIELLAFYDFPAEHWGHIRTTNPIESTFATVRHRTRQTKNCLSRDTAMPMVFMLIKAAEKRWQKLRGKNQLPKIIQGVIFKNGIESDANQNHAA; this comes from the coding sequence ATGACAGATGATAGTGTTATCCCGCTTGTGCAGCCAGGGGAATTTCAAGATGCACTTACGGAAGTTTTGCGTTCGGGTGCACAGCAACTTTTGCGAGCGGCCATTGAGAGTGAAGTCATGAGCGTGCTTTCGCTTTACTCGGACTTAAAATTACCAGATGGCCGTCAGCGGGTGGTTCGGCATGGGCATTTGCCAGAGCGACAGGTCCAGACTGGCGTTGGGCCAGTCACGGTCAGCAAACCTCGGATCCGGGATCGAGATGAGAATGCAGAAGAGAAAATTCATTACCATTCCAATCTGTTACCTAATTATCTGCGCCGTTCAACCAGTCTTGATGAATTGATCCCAGCGCTCTATTTGCGTGGGGTTTCTACCAATAATGTTCAGCAAGCTTTGAGTGCTTTGTTGGGTGTTGATGCCCCCAACCTTTCACCGGATGTCATCCGCGGCCTTGTCAAAAGCTGGCGATCTTTATGGGAAGAGTGGAAAACCAGAGACCTGTCAGCGCGCAACTACGTTTATATGTGGGCAGATGGCATCTATCTGAAAGCCCGGGGAGAACGGGAAAGTCGCTGTATTCTGGTGTTGATCGGGGCAACACCGGAAGGCAAGAAAGAGCTGATTGGCTTTGATGATGGCTACCGGGAAGATACTCAGAGCTGGCGGGAGCTACTGCTTGCTCTCAAAGCTCGCGGCTTGCAGATCGAACCGAAGTTGGCTGTCGGTGATGGTGCTCTGGGTTTCTGGGCGGCATTGCGGGAAGTCTTTAGCACAACAAAAGCTCAACGCTGCTGGGTCCACAAGACAATGAATGTCTTAAGCAAAATGCCTAAATCCTTGCAGGCCAAAGCAAAGAAAGATCTACAGGATATCTGGATGGCAGAGAACCGCGTAGATGCTGAGACGGCTTTTGATCTTTTCATAGAGAAATTTGAGGCCAAATACCCCAAAGCCACGCAATGCCTTGCCAAGGATAGGATCGAACTGTTGGCTTTTTATGACTTTCCTGCTGAGCATTGGGGGCATATCAGAACCACCAATCCAATTGAATCAACCTTTGCGACTGTGCGCCACAGAACAAGGCAGACCAAGAACTGCCTCTCCCGGGATACTGCAATGCCAATGGTCTTCATGCTGATCAAGGCAGCGGAGAAGCGCTGGCAGAAATTGAGAGGCAAAAATCAATTGCCTAAGATAATACAGGGTGTCATCTTCAAAAATGGCATCGAGAGTGATGCAAACCAAAATCACGCCGCGTGA
- a CDS encoding IS630 family transposase: MVFLDETAVKTNLTRQRGWAVRGERLVMDAPFGSWGTQTLIAGLTCDALIAPWIINGAMNGEAFATYVRHVLVPQIEPGTVVILDNFATHYNTEAAAALKAHGCWFLYLPPYSPDLNPIELAFSKLKAHLRKIGARSFSAVFKAIGEICDLYDPTECWNYFKAAQCTSN; this comes from the coding sequence ATTGTTTTTCTTGATGAAACCGCGGTCAAAACCAATCTGACCCGTCAGCGTGGCTGGGCAGTCCGGGGCGAGCGACTTGTGATGGACGCGCCTTTCGGGAGTTGGGGCACGCAGACGCTGATTGCAGGCTTGACCTGCGATGCATTGATTGCGCCCTGGATAATCAATGGTGCAATGAATGGAGAAGCTTTTGCAACTTATGTCCGCCACGTGCTGGTGCCGCAGATCGAACCGGGCACCGTGGTCATCCTCGACAATTTTGCCACGCACTACAACACAGAAGCGGCGGCTGCCTTGAAGGCACACGGCTGCTGGTTCCTTTACCTGCCGCCATATTCGCCAGACCTGAACCCGATTGAGTTGGCGTTCTCAAAACTCAAAGCCCACCTGCGCAAGATCGGCGCTCGCTCGTTCTCGGCTGTCTTCAAGGCCATCGGCGAAATCTGTGATCTTTACGACCCAACTGAATGCTGGAACTACTTCAAGGCCGCACAATGCACCTCAAACTAA